TTAGAGATCTTTAGTtaacctctttttctccccccaaaaaagcatgagaaaatagGTAACATCTGCCAATGTAAGCTTTATATTATTCGTGGTGGTATTTGCAAATACACAGTAATTTGCATGTCCAGGTCAGGTAGTTATTAAATTataagtgatttttaaaagtgcatgGATTTAACCCTTTGTTAATGCCTTAGTGCCAGACAGTTCTCCCATGTAGCTTAGCTAAACCTACAATTTGTCATTCCGATAAAAATATTGCTCTATTCCGTTATACACAGAGAGCAATACAGACAGCAATGCTTACTTCTATATTTAGCATTTCCTTgggttttgtaacttttttttaacagtgtctgtttatcaagattttttttaaaaggagatcCCAGCAATATAAACAAGGGATGCAATTTATAGGGAATTAAACACAAGCAGCAGTACTAACTACGTAAATTCTCTACTTTAGTGTCTTTatttatatctattttttaaatagtccATATTAATGATGATGAGAGATCTGGGTACCATATTTACTATGCACAGACTATGCAGCCATAAGGCAATGGTTTTGCCCAATCAAATGCAGAGATTTCTACtgaaaaatgtgaatttgaaAATTACATGTCACCAGAGCTACACTGTTATATCAATCTTATGACTACTAACAATTTACtaatatatttttacagcttttctggaGAGGCATGAAACACAGGTTCCTCAGGGAATATTTCTCCTGATCGAAGTACCTCTTTTGCTGATGTGAGTGACACTTAAGGGAGCATTTTAGAGAGAAAACGCTTCCCATTGCAATATatacctttaaatatttatacagtaATTTGGTGCACTTACCCATGTACTTCTTTCTGATTTATCCAGCATTTGTTCTGGTGAAGAATCGGGATGGGTTTCTTTGAACACTGCTCCATGCATTTGGAGACAGACAGACGGTGTATTTTTGAATCAAGGTCATTATCTGTAGGGTGCAGAAGAAGGCTTTGAAGGATAGGCACCCTGGGTGGTAAGGTGCCATTTTTAATCACTGCAGCCTAAACAAACAATTGCCAGTAGAAAGGTCAGGAAAAGAACAAGGCAGAACAGAGCCATTAAGGCTGAAAATCACTTTGGTTGGAATTACTTTTTTCTCGATACCATTTTCCTGAGCAGAGGTCTACCAGTTCTAAGGCTGATGTGAAAAGAATAGTAGGGGGAAGGCTTTAAAAGGATGGATTTAGCAGGTAGAGCGGAGCTGTGGCAGAGTGCACCAGCGAGGCAAACCTAGTTACACAGAAGACACAGTGGTGACGGCAAGAGAGTATTGATTAGGTGCATACTAAAGGGAGCgatggaaaagcaaaagagatGAGACCTGCTCTATAGAGATAAGCAACCATGAATTTATGTCGCTTTTCTCCACGCAAACCATAGCTAACAGCTGGATATTTTAGAAGCTTTTTTCTGCCCCAAGTAAGGACCAGAAAAACTCCCTTTGCCCTACCCCAAGGTAGACACAAAGGAGCCCGTAGCTTTGTGACTGTTTTTTTCCACGCATGACTCCCGTACTATCAGGAACAGTCTGAGAAAGGACAGCGCAGGCACAAAGAGCCGGAGACAGAACAGTAAGTGCTGCAGTGAAACAGTAGAATTGACCCCTCTCAATATCCAGAACAAGGATCTGCCGAGCCAGCTCCCGAGATGAGATAGTAGCCAGCGGATGGAAGCTTTATAGACGGCACGCAAGACATTATGGCCCCTACGGGAACAGCTGGTCACATACAGCACTCATGGCTATGGTTTGGTCCTTCACCGAGCTATGAAAACTCTTGCAGCTACAAAGTCCATCTTGCTGGTGCTGCAAAGGCTGACGTAACCACTGATGAATGTCTGGCTCCTTGGAGAGCTCATCAGTCTGGTGCAGCTGCTTGTGTCAGATTTTATGAGAAACAGAGACCAAATGACACCTCTGCTTTCAAACATTGTCCCCAAACCAACAGGAGTCCCTACCCCAGAGCATGCCTGAATCAATGCCAGGGCATTTAATTACTGCTAGCCAATGTCGCCCATGGGGTGGGCATGCCATGGAATTGGGTTGCGGTGGAACACCCCATGAGTCACACCCAAATAGCAGAGAAAATTAAGTCCCAGTGTTGCAAGGGTTCAATCACAGcccaagcagggaaaaaaagtagttttttccTACCAATTTCTTCCTCcggctgctgcctttgcctctttCACACAATCATCTGCCCTGGACCAGTTTCATTTCCTGCTCCCACCATCACGTACTCAACTTCATAAAAGCAGTATTCAGTGGCCTGGCTGCAAAACATGGGAGCCAAAAGATTTGTGTCCAATTCCTAGCTGTGCTATAAGCGTGACATGGGGTAAACAGCTCCCTTTCTGTGTCTATCTCACCTTATATTCCATTTAAAACCAAGTCCTGTCCCTCCTGACTCCACGCACTTCACAGATGCCTTGGAAGCATTAAAGAGGCTTTGTCGTAATGTTGTACTTCCTTTAGTATCCAGGGGGAGGAAAAACTCTTCAATAAATAACCAACTTCAATGTTGAAGGacagaaaagctttaaaacaggATTAGGCTGCCTTCTGTAACAGGCTACCAAACAACAAAAAGGGTCCAGGATGTATTGTTTCAAAGATCGACACAATAACAGCATGTCTTTTTAGCTTACCTCATGATATTCTAAGGACAAGTCCATGATATTTTAAACACTTGGGGCAACGCTCTGTCCTAGAGCTGAATGCTTTGATGCCGCAGGCAATGTAAGTATTGCCTGAGGCGTGTATAAAGTCCTAAATATAAACCTTGGCCCATGAACTAAAATTACTAATGGAATTTGGCTCTAGCCACAGAAAGGGTTTAAAATCTCCTGTCTAAAGCCCTATTTGATCATGTTTCCTTAGCTGGTTGCCGTATACTGTATCAGATATGTGACTACTCAGATTCTTGTGCTGTGGTCACTGTATTCATTAAAATTACCGGTATTTAAGACATTATTATTAAACCCGTATTTCTGTTTAGGAATTCCCACACAGAAATATCAGTTTATAGGTTATACAGCATACATGCATTTAGCCCGGTACGTCGAGGAGGCATTGGCCCATGGAGCCTTGACCGTGGACAGCCATGTTGGGTTCACTGGGCTCTCTGCGTTCAGGCCATGCCTGGAGTCACCAGTCACCCAGCACATCCTCCTGTCAGGGGCCTGGCCCAGACACCAGATACCTAGAGATTTTTCCGGCAAAAAACCAGAGGACATGCGTTGGAAAGCCAGACCAATAGTAGTCCTAGTGAGAGCCGCAGCAGCAATTGAGCCTTCTATTCAACCCTCGCCATGTCCCAGACCAGTAGTTTTCACTCCGTCCATTTGCTCCTGTAAATCTGTTGTAGGACAGAGGGGCCCACAAAGGACTGATATAGCTGCCTTGGGAAGTGGAATTTATATCTCTGACTGAGGTGTTAATAAGTTATATATGACAATGGCATCCAGCAAATAAGAAGCAGCTCCAAAGGAAAGGGAAAGTCAGAGTAGGGAGCAGGGCAGATGGATGCTTGAGCTGATCTTTGGTttatgtgagtgtgtgtgtgtgaccacCAGCACATCTCTTAAATTACATATTTAGCTAAACTCTGACTATGCACTATGTAATCCTGACATCCACCAACTGAAATCTTTTCTGAATTTCGGGGGTTTGgactcttttttgtctttttttccccaagacggAAGGGATGGTAGAATATCAAAGGAGTAAGTGCAATCCACTttaaacagaataatttaaagaaCATTTAATCGGATGTTTTTCTCTAGATGTGCAGAAGCATTCTGCCAAGTGCATCACAGCATCGCTGAGAGTGTTGTTTCGTCTGGTCAAGAAGTGGTCTGTCAAATCTGTGTAGGAAACATAACTGCAGTTATGACCTTGCAAGATTCCTCAGCCAAGGGGATATGCTGCTCCATTTCCTCGTTTGTCTGTCTGTCAAAATCTACTCTTTCTTTAAAACAGCCTATTTAAAGTCCCTCTAACTTTTGTCAAGCATTAAAACATGCAGTAATGCATACACCGCAGACGTGCCTGGGAGCAAACGCTTTGGAAAAATAGCCAAAAAGAATCTTTGAAGTGTTTGGAGAATTTTATAATAGGAACGTGATTTTCAAAGTACAAAATGTGCTACATTTCATGCCAATTATGTGCATTTAgtggtttaattttctttgccaAGCTAAAttaggcatttattttcttttacagataaaCACTACAAACTCAGAGCAGCAATTGTATTTATCATCTTCATTGGGAAGTCCATCAGGAAAATTCTTCTTTCattctttattattattctgaattCCCATTTAAAGGGTACTGTTCTACATAATTATTACAGTGTCCTTATTCTGATTTTAGCCTATATTTAGATAGTACAATGTGTTAAACATGAGCTTTAATGTACTAGTTTTGAAGACAAATCTGTTCCCATAGAAGAGCTATTAAAAACAAGTATCAAAATGTTGTCAATGTATATAAAATACCAAGCAGGTCTTCAGCTAGTAAAAAATAGTGAGGAAATGAGTCAAACTACAAACTGTATGCAGTTATTTTTACAAACTATTCTAACTGTATCCCTTGTCCATACAGATCATATTCTCTATATAGGATATAGTTCTTGAGAACTGGTGGAAGTGGAAATTTCTTCATGGATGACAGTTTCTGGAGTCTCCTTAGCCCCAAGACTTTACGTATTTTCAGACGACACAGATGTTTCAATGGGCGAGGATTATCTAAAAACAATAGTGAGAgagaaatggtggaaaaaaatcaatgccaTTATTCATGACTGTAAGCCAGTTCACAGTCCCCAAACTTACTCCAATAAAATTAATACCAAAATCTATTACCTTGCATCATTATTATTTTGCCACTTCTCAATAAAATACCACTCTTTTCACTTCAAAATTGTGATGATACATGGTGCTGATATTAATCAAGCTTCTTCCACCAGGTATCTGCCTTTTTGGTCTTACTTTTGGAAATACACACACTGTAATCTGTCTCCAAAGCATCCAGCTGAACACCTAAACGAGGATCTTATTTAGCATAATCAATGGTAACTGACAATCTCTCCTTTCCCTAGGTGCACGCCTTAAAAATTGCACATTGAGCCCAGCTGTGGCACCTTCCATTTCTGCTCTATCAATAAGGCACCACAACCAGACCTCAGGATGCTTGGGCCTGCTGAGGCTTCTAAACACATACTTATTATCAGAATTTACATCAGTCAAAAGCTCAGTTTAATTTAGCCTTCCTAAACATAACAAAACCTTTCAAGGTACTTGAAATATTAGTAGTTAAGACTATCAAATTATTTGGACGTTCCCATGACACGTAACAAAAAGGACTTCCTCTGCACTCCAGTGTAAAATactaaagcaaaattaaatacagGGTACCAGttttaaacataattattttgaTCTTTAACAGCTGATGTTAAATCAcgttctatttaaaattaaaaaaaaaagtcaaataaaattaattcacgCAAAGAGAACATTTAATACATTCcccagcagattatttttttttaagttaaggtGGGTGTAACCTATTGCTGGTGCCACCAATGGTGGAAAGCCCAGGCTAATGTGTAGAACTTCAGAAGTAAAGCATACATAAGAAATAGTATTCAACTACAGTATTAGTAATTGCAAGTCTAGATGTATATCACGTAAATTGGAGTTAGGACATGACGGTACACAGATTGTGATGGTACACTCACTGTCACCACCTACCACCTTAAACATAATGGGATCTAAAACATGCTCTTATGATAATCCTTGAATGATCAGTAGACTGGAAACAGGATGGAAATGTGAGCCATATTCCTCAATAAAAAATTCTGTGCCCCATAGCTGTGCAATGACTAGTGTCACATGAGTTAATGAGGATTTTGAGAAGTACCTCAGTGGTCTTGCTTAACTAAAAGGGCTTCTCACGCAACAGTGACATTCCTTAATTCTCACCAGGTGCATGTTTGCCATATTCCAGTCTGATTGAGTACTTTATGACCAGTGGCAATAGGTAAAAGATCTGTCTCAATATGAGGACCGGATGACAGGCACAACCTGGTTCTTAGCTAGTACACTCTTGGACTGCTAGAACACTTTGGGTGAATGTGACCTCACATAAGCAATTAAAGTCTCCTATAACAAATCATAACATCATTAACTGGAAGTTAGATATTTACCCAATATCTGACGTATCTCTGTCcattctttctgtgtttctaagACCAACTTAATTTTTGTGCATAGAGGAACATAATCCATGTAATCTATAAAAACACGAACCACTTTTCCTGCTAAATGTTTCAACCAAGGAACAGCAATAAAGTCACAGAACTGAAAGGGAAAACACATCAAGTCATAATTTCAAAATCTGTGGAGAATGCcaaaattttaaagcaattacACAAGATAATTTAAACAAAGTATTAGCATTGACCTCTAACAGTCATAAACTGACGCCTAGGTAGGTAActttaaaagccattttcttcCATGCTTAACCTTTGTGATCCCTTAATTCATGTGGACGCGCCTGAAGGCTAGTAATTATTATAACATTGCTGTAATTTGCAGCACTGTTTTGTTCAACAGCGATCTCTCTTTGGAAACACATCTACTCCATTGGTTAGGACAGGAACAGAGATTCCAGAATCCTGCCCCATTATTTCTTAAAACTTCCTTCCTAAATCTCTAATGTATTAACTCCAATCTAAAACTAAGTCTATGTACATAATTTTCTCTATCGCAgagtagaaaattaaaaatggctggtttatttttagagtgttttaaaaaaggattttgcCAGTATATTAATCTTAATTCTGCACAATAATCTGGAATGTTTAAAGCTGGCTAATGGAAACAGCAAagtgaaaagaaggaaggaaggtatGTATTTACTGGATTATCCTTTATTACAGAAGAAGTCCACCCGGGGAGAATCTCATCCTCTGGAGTTGACCACACAAAAGAATTTCCAAAGATATCTTGATGCATACAGTCAAAACACATCTGCACATTATATCCGTGATTGAGCAACAGCCTCAGCATCACCTCATCATTCAAAGCATACTGAATGGCACTGGGGAAATGCGTATCATTAACCAACATAAAGTAGCAATTGACGTTTGCTCCGTAAGATAGGAGCAACCTTACAATTTCGTGGTTGCCAGCCCTCACTGCCACAAGAAGACAGTTTAAAGGATCCTTGTTTGGATttgcccctgctttgagcaaTATTTCTGTGCAAAGAATGTCATTGttagaaacagcaaaataaagtgCGGTTTTCCTTTCGTCATCGTAACTATTCGAAATGTGTTCAGCCAAGAGAGTATTGACATCAAACCCATTTTCAATGAGGAGCTCGAGACACTGTGAGTTCTGGCCATCTGCTGCTGAGTGAACAGGGCTTAACCCGCTTTTCTGGATTGCAGTTTGGGATGTGACCGGAATGAGATATTTCAGGGCCCTAAAAAACAGTGAATAAAACTAGTTAGGCATCACTTGCACGCATGAAGAAAATGACCCTCATCCAGCTATATGCTAAATTACCAGCTAGACACTTTACACAAGAAGATCCAAACACAGAAGCACCAGTTTTGAGCACTGTCAAATAGTGCTCAAAGCTGTTTCAGTGGTTTTCACTTAGTTCTAAGGAGTatgttttgcattttgctttgtttatgctaaaaaacacttaaaagttaATTCAAACTAATGTAACAGACACTTCTGAAATATAAATGATCTATACATTTGCAAGTTTACCACAGTCGTCTTCAATGTGACCTTGTGCCACATTCTGtcttaaagaaaatgtaaagtcCAAGCTTATACTCACAGGTAATGCCCCTCATAAGCCGCTTTGTGTATGGGAAGCAGTCCTGCCCTATTAGGCACATTGCCACTTCCTCCGTATTCCAAAAGAAGGGCTATGCAGTCTGGATTACCTCCTCCGGCTGCTTCAAACAGTATCGATGCACCATCATCTGCTAAGGCCTGGACATCTCCACCTTGAAGGAGGATGCAGAGCATATAATTACATCCAAAATGATTTGCAGATCATCATAAAAACAAGCCCAGAGGactttcctcttcattttcagatgtatttAAACTAAAACTTTACTAAATCAAGAAATATTTCCTGTGGCAAATTTAAAACTCAAAGGCAAAACAAGAATTGTACAGATACAAGTTCAAATGCTCACCTGAGTGGGGTCTGCTTTGACTATTAGTGTTATACCTGAGGATTTTCAAAATTCTTGCGTATTTcaaaaattcttcttttcattAATTAATACCAATATAATTCTGTACaagggagggtggggaagggagtaaagagaaataaagcaggGCAAGAAGGTCCCTCCTTGACTGAAATGGATTAGTGTCAACTCTGCCACTCCTCTCACATGCATTATGGAAACCTGTAAGCATCCCTTAGGTTTAGCAGGAACATTCATagatgctttctttccttccaagAAACCAAATCTTCTCATTCATCActactctttctttccttttccatgatCACCCTAAACTACCTCAACAACCAGGCAAGATGTATGCCAGTGCAGAGGTATATTTCTCTTTTACCTGACTACATACCTTTATGAATAAGATGCTCCAGCACATCGCAGTGACCATACTCGGCAGCAACACCTAATGGTGTTACTCCGTATCCATCCTTAAGGTTCACATTTCCACCATTCTTCAGAAGAAGAGCAACAATGTCTTTGCGTCCCTGTTTTGCAGCTTCATGCATTGCTGACCAACGTTTTACACAAGGCTGGTGGATACTACAGTTGTGTTTAATCAGCGTGGATGCCATTTCAAAGGAGCCCCTTCTTATAGcttgaagatattttaaaaaggaagaaaataatacaattacATTTTCAGGTATGTTGCCTTGAAAGTTAAAGACATCTAGTAAgtttagaaaagcttttccttgtgCACTGAtatgaggaaattaaaaagatttcCAGTCCTAGAAATGTGGGCATCCATTTTACTGGTAAATAAATGGTAATGTCAGCTGCTCGGGAAATCAAGGTAAACCAACACAAGCTGGAAAATATGTCAGTTTGGAGCACAAAGGGCAAAAGCAGCACCACTTCGATTCTGAGAAAGCAGAAGCAGGTGCAACACAAGGAAAagcaacaataacaataacataATATTCAATACGGTTCTTACTTCTGAAGTTGGTGCAAACATAACAATGTCCCCAGAAAATTCCACTTGTGACTTTGTCACCTGGTAACTCTAATCCTAGCGTGTACTCAGTGGCTGTTGTCAGACGAAGTACAGTTGACATCTGTCACACTTAAAGGGCACGTTCTGCCCTTTTGAGGTTCAGGATTTGAAATACTCATGGGTAACTACATCTGCAAATTATTTACATAGAAAATAGTGATCCTGAGTAAAAGTCTAATTTTACTTCTGAACTACCCTTTGGAATAGCTGATCTCTCCACTGACTGGTGGGGCAGCTGAGGGAGATGAGCATGACAGGGTGAGAAAATTTAACTTTTGTGAATGTCCCATTATACAAGTAAGAAGGTTTTTAAGAGGCAACAGTCTCCATAATGATCCACAATTGCTTTGAAGTAGAGTATTACCAAATGTACACGGAAGCAGAAACCATCCCACTAGCCAGATCCTTATTCAGAATTTGCCTTTGTACTGAACAGCCCTTTAATCCAGAGCTCAAATTAAAAGGAGTAACTAAATCATGAGTATCATCTATTAAGCGTTAAGCACCTGATCCTCGATTTCCCTAGACTAAGCTTGAAATGTATGATGCACAACAATATCTACACCCACATTTTCAGCGTCAAGTGACACAAAAACATAGAAAGCATCACATAAACAATACATAGCTGACAAATCACATTTTCAGGAGTTTGTATAAAgagatatttaggaaaaaaaattgtcattataAGGGGGAAAGACCCTTTTCATAAGCTCTAGTTACTCTTTGCAGGATTCACTAAAAGCAAAGGCTGAAAATAGCTTAAAAGTTTCACAGTCTTACAATTATTCAAAAGAGCTGAAACAACACAAAGCAGAGGAATCCTCTGGAAATACCTCAAGGCCTTAAAACGTTAATACAGTAATCGCATCTTATGAAAGTTAACAAAAATTCAGAGAACTGAATATCTTAATACTGATAATTGTATCAAATATTGTATGTTCTTATATTGCATTAATTTCATAGATTCTCTTCAGAACGGAGATGTTTCGACATTCAACAGAAGATAAAAGTTCATACAGCTAAATTACTCATGTATAGTAAAGTTCATTTAAGTCTTCCAATAGCATAAAATCTTCCAAAGGAATCACCTTTCTTTAGATTGGGGTATTAGTTCGAAATGCAGTTGAAGTTCATTTTCAGTGcaagaggggaaggaaataagACGGGagattttgaaactgaaaatacCTGTCTACTCCCAAAGAAATCAtctgataaaattaaaaatctccaATACCTCCAGACCTCCCGAAAAGTTACATTCAAGTTAAAGCAACACCTTATTCTTGCATCATACTTTTACCTTAAGACGGTCAAACAGAACCAGGTTGCTAAAGGTCTTACAGCACCTGAAGATACCAAGAAAGTGCCTTGAACAAAAAAATAGATCCCATTTTCTCAGGAGCAGCTCAGCAATCACCTAAAGCATCAGGAGCATGTTTAAGAGCAGCTCAGTGATCACCTAAAGCATCATGAGTGCTGAACTGAACACTGGGTACATTTCATCAAGTGCCGGGCATTTAGTTTCATCTAAAAAGATGACCAGCACCTAAACCACACAAGCCAACAGGAGTAGTTGGGCAAGTACTTAGCAGAAGGGAAATGCTGCCATTCACTTTGTTTAAAACCATGGAGAGGAGGCAATTACCAATGAGAAGTGGAGtttctcctttgtcatttgtggTATTGGGCCAAACACCCTTTTCCAATAACGTTCGTACATTTTCCACAAAGCCAGCTTTTGCTGCCAATGTTAATGGCGTTTCTCCATCGCATGTTTTATATTCCCACATTGTTTTATAAGATGCTAGAGGTAAGAAAgtaagaaaagataaaacaaaattaaagtgcGAGGCTATTAAGACATACACGTGTACCAGAAATCCTTAAACACTAAGTCTTCATGAAAATTACTTATAATTACGTTTAACTTAACCTAACTGGTACTGCCAAACACACTGAATAGTGCACAGTAAGTTTTGCTCTGTCTGTAGGTTTctgaacaaaacattaaaaattgcCCAAGTTCTATGCTGGTGTAAATTGATGCCACTTTCCCAAAAAGAAATTTTGCCTGAATACTTATACAACATAAGCAAAATGCTCCAAGGAAGATTTGATCACACTTTTTTTAGTAAACAGTTCTAGCCTGTGGTTGTGGATGGTTGCTTATTGCTCTATGTTTCTTTGGTACTCCCCTTATCTTGTGGGATATTTTTGCCTTACCATCTAAAATGATTTCAAGTATTTGCTGAATTGGCTGAGCTGCAGCCTCATGCAGTGGAAACCACCCTCTTTCATCAGCTTCATCCAAAGCATATTTCTGTTTCACAAGTTCTTGGAGCCCAAATACATGaccttaaaaaacccaacagataaaGGAGATGCAGTTGGAAAAATAACATATGGAAAGCTCATTTTTCCAAAGGGACTATTTTATTTTAGGGTTTTACCTTGCTTTATGGATGTTACAATTTTCCTATTTTCCTCACTAGGCGGTACAAAACTAtcaaaaaaagagcagaaaatagaaaatataaacagGAAGTAGGTGCATTATATTATTTATTCAATGTTTTCCTTTAGGTTCTCATCTCAGACAACCTTCCTTTGAATACACCAGCTACAATCTTGATTGACCTCCTAAATTACACCTGTTCTGTGGACATTCAGAATACTCGAAGTTCTCGAGCTAAGCGCAACTTGTGCTGCAGGCTGACCTGATAAAACTCCTAATTTGGTAAAGAATTCTGACCTGAACTAAAAATCTGTATTTGCCCCACACTATAGAAATAAAGCCTTCAGATTCATAAATGTTTTTAGGAAGAACAAAATcaacatttgtattttgtttactCTTTTCAATCATTGCTTCAGACAGTGCTTTACTGAGAAAGAAGATTAAGAGTCAAACTAAG
Above is a window of Larus michahellis chromosome 1, bLarMic1.1, whole genome shotgun sequence DNA encoding:
- the ASB15 gene encoding ankyrin repeat and SOCS box protein 15 isoform X1; this encodes MMDEREDLVEDLLTEYAIQLSIQESNGAKPPLSSSYNDSFVPPSEENRKIVTSIKQGHVFGLQELVKQKYALDEADERGWFPLHEAAAQPIQQILEIILDASYKTMWEYKTCDGETPLTLAAKAGFVENVRTLLEKGVWPNTTNDKGETPLLIAIRRGSFEMASTLIKHNCSIHQPCVKRWSAMHEAAKQGRKDIVALLLKNGGNVNLKDGYGVTPLGVAAEYGHCDVLEHLIHKGGDVQALADDGASILFEAAGGGNPDCIALLLEYGGSGNVPNRAGLLPIHKAAYEGHYLALKYLIPVTSQTAIQKSGLSPVHSAADGQNSQCLELLIENGFDVNTLLAEHISNSYDDERKTALYFAVSNNDILCTEILLKAGANPNKDPLNCLLVAVRAGNHEIVRLLLSYGANVNCYFMLVNDTHFPSAIQYALNDEVMLRLLLNHGYNVQMCFDCMHQDIFGNSFVWSTPEDEILPGWTSSVIKDNPFCDFIAVPWLKHLAGKVVRVFIDYMDYVPLCTKIKLVLETQKEWTEIRQILDNPRPLKHLCRLKIRKVLGLRRLQKLSSMKKFPLPPVLKNYILYREYDLYGQGIQLE
- the ASB15 gene encoding ankyrin repeat and SOCS box protein 15 isoform X2, encoding MMDEREDLVEDLLTEYAIQLSIQESNGAKPPLSSSYNDSFVPPSEENRKIVTSIKQASYKTMWEYKTCDGETPLTLAAKAGFVENVRTLLEKGVWPNTTNDKGETPLLIAIRRGSFEMASTLIKHNCSIHQPCVKRWSAMHEAAKQGRKDIVALLLKNGGNVNLKDGYGVTPLGVAAEYGHCDVLEHLIHKGGDVQALADDGASILFEAAGGGNPDCIALLLEYGGSGNVPNRAGLLPIHKAAYEGHYLALKYLIPVTSQTAIQKSGLSPVHSAADGQNSQCLELLIENGFDVNTLLAEHISNSYDDERKTALYFAVSNNDILCTEILLKAGANPNKDPLNCLLVAVRAGNHEIVRLLLSYGANVNCYFMLVNDTHFPSAIQYALNDEVMLRLLLNHGYNVQMCFDCMHQDIFGNSFVWSTPEDEILPGWTSSVIKDNPFCDFIAVPWLKHLAGKVVRVFIDYMDYVPLCTKIKLVLETQKEWTEIRQILDNPRPLKHLCRLKIRKVLGLRRLQKLSSMKKFPLPPVLKNYILYREYDLYGQGIQLE
- the ASB15 gene encoding ankyrin repeat and SOCS box protein 15 isoform X3, which produces MKEKIWLKICSLSMPYSLAFKNQMEPNHHCLPAIMTASYKTMWEYKTCDGETPLTLAAKAGFVENVRTLLEKGVWPNTTNDKGETPLLIAIRRGSFEMASTLIKHNCSIHQPCVKRWSAMHEAAKQGRKDIVALLLKNGGNVNLKDGYGVTPLGVAAEYGHCDVLEHLIHKGGDVQALADDGASILFEAAGGGNPDCIALLLEYGGSGNVPNRAGLLPIHKAAYEGHYLALKYLIPVTSQTAIQKSGLSPVHSAADGQNSQCLELLIENGFDVNTLLAEHISNSYDDERKTALYFAVSNNDILCTEILLKAGANPNKDPLNCLLVAVRAGNHEIVRLLLSYGANVNCYFMLVNDTHFPSAIQYALNDEVMLRLLLNHGYNVQMCFDCMHQDIFGNSFVWSTPEDEILPGWTSSVIKDNPFCDFIAVPWLKHLAGKVVRVFIDYMDYVPLCTKIKLVLETQKEWTEIRQILDNPRPLKHLCRLKIRKVLGLRRLQKLSSMKKFPLPPVLKNYILYREYDLYGQGIQLE